The Paenibacillus sp. 481 DNA window CTCGTCAAATATGATCCAGTTGCTCTCTTCCATTAACAGCTTACATAAGCGTACTTTCGCCTGTTCGCCACCACTCAACTGGCTCAATTGGCGGGTAATATGTTCATTTTTCAGACCGCAACGGGCCAATGCTGCGCGCACTTCGTGCTGATTCATATGTGGAAATGCGTTCCACACATCATCAATCGGCGTTCCCGCTCCTGCTCTTACTTCCTGCTCGAAGTAAGCTGGGTGTAAGTAATCGCCTTTATACACCTGTCCGCTAAATGGCTGAATCACACCGAGCATCGTCTTCAATAACGTCGATTTACCGACACCATTACAGCCGACAATCGCGATCTTATCGCCGCGCTCAATCGCAAAGTTCAACTCCGGTAACAGCGCACGGTCATAGCCAACTTCCAAGTTTTTCGCTTCCACGACAAGGCGGCCGCTTGCACGCGACTCTTTAAACACGAACGTCGGCTTAACCGCCTCTTCTGGGCGATCAATGCGATCCAAGCGATCTAACTGCTTTTCACGGCTCTTTGCTCGGGTAGATGTCGAAGCACGCGCCTTGTTGCGCTGAATGAAGTCCTCTTGCTTTTTAATAAATTCCCGCTGCTTCTCGTACGCTTGAATATGCTGCGTCTTATTCAAATCCGCCATCTCAAGGAATTTTTCATAATTCGCGGAATAACGTGTCATTTTAGCAAATTCCAAATGATAGATTACGTTTACGACCTTATTCATAAACTCCGTATCATGCGAGATCAACACAAACGCATACGGATAGTTCTGCAAATAGTTCGTAAGCCATCCAATATGCTCAACGTCCAAGTAGTTCGTCGGTTCGTCAAGCAGCAGCACGTTCGGCTGCTCCAGCAACAGCTTTGCCAGCAATACTTTGGTACGCTGACCACCACTCAATGCTGTTACGTCGCGTTCAAGACCAATCGCACCCAGACCAAGTCCGTTTGCTGTCTCCTCCACTTTAACGTCGATCATGTAGAAGCCGCTACGATCCAGCTCATCTTGAATTTCCCCCATACGCTCCAACAACTTTTCCAGCGTATCAGGATCTGCATCTGCCATTTGATTGGCGATCTCCATCATTTCCTGCTCTTGCTCAAAAAGAGGTAGAAACGCATCACGCAGGACGTCGCGAATCGTCTTACCAGCCTCCAACTTCGTATGCTGATCCAAGTAGCCGTAACGCAGACGAGGCGTCCACTCCACTTTACCGTTATCTTTCAACACTTTACCTGTTAAAATATTCATCAATGTCGATTTACCAGCACCATTGGCGCCTACAAGTCCAACATGCTCCCCCGGGAGGAGGCGGAACGACACATCATTAAATAGAACACGTCCACCATAACTGTGGCTCAGTCCTTCAACCGTCAATAAGCTCATAACTTAATCGCTTCTCCTAACCATGTTCGAAATAATCTGTGCGACCTCTACAGGAAAAGCACAACTTTATCGATCTTCCTTCAGATTGAGAACAAAGTCAAGGTTAAAGTCAAAATACATGCGTAAATCTCACATTCCAAACATATATTGACAAAAACAAAAACCGAGCGTTAACAATCACTCGGTTACGTATCCCATTATGGTTGTACAGTGCTTGTGCAGTACTTGTACACAAACAATTATTGACCGTCAACGGTGCGAAATTTTTGTGCAATTGCAGACAATTCCGAATCTATAGTATTTAACATATGTACGAATAATTGCATCTGCTGATTAGCTTCCTGAAACTGCTGAAAAAATCGCTGCTTCGTTACCCCATCCCATTCGCCCTCCATGGATTGAACAGCTTGCGTTAAGACAGAGATGAGCTCCTGACTTTGCTCACTTCCCTGTTTAAATTGTTTCGCGACATCTTCAACCCGCTCAGGCGTAATGAGAATGCGTCTAGACATATTCATATCTCCCTTCGCTTATGTATACCGACCTAATTGGACTTCCATAAGCATACGGTTTATTAACCTTTTTTCCTTCCATCAACAATTGCTATGACGAATCATTAAGCGAATCTTAGACGACCGAATCTCTCGTTCTCCCTGCATATCTGGGATCAACAAATGTCCATCCATTCGCAAAGACGGGATCGTTCGATTCCATATGCTGAACATGAGCAGCCGTATGAACTTGCTCCTGCTCCCTGCCTAAGTAATACGGATTTCCTAATGCCTGAATCGCCGTACGAGGATTGGATACACTTGTAAAAATCCCAGCTGTTGCTTTAGGCAGAAGCAACGCATTCGCTCCTAATTCCATCCCCATATACATGGCAGCTGGAGATCTTGAGTGCGAGTCATGAACAAGAATAGAACTCGCCTGATTATCAATTTCTTCAAACTGAATCGCTTTTGCTTGCACATGCTGACCTAATTCCGACAGTTGTTCTTTTATTTGATCCGCTAAACGACTTGCTCTGCTCCACTCATACATGATTTCAGATTTAACGGATGATTCCCACATTAATGAGTTAACCGTTCGATGCAATTCATACTGAATATGATGTAGATGCTCTGCTGCGCTTCTTAACTGGCGACTCACCCCCCGAAGCACTTCAGGCTCGACAATAATGCGCATTGCGGTCACCGTCCTTCGCGGGATATCGAATGTCGTTCCCAAGCTATTAGCATTTCAATAAATTGTGATTTAGTAGTCGGTGTAGCGGTAAGCCAGTCTTCATTTTGCCTAGAACTGCGACGGATAAGCCAGTTGTACGAACCGCCAATCAGAAAGGCAAAGCCTTGTACATCCCAGCCTCGCTCTGTCCACACAAATAACATCATTTCACCCTCTGACGTACGCTGTTTCATGGAAGTGGCAAATGCTCGTGCACCTTCTTCTTGTTCAGGTGCCATGTTCATCACATCAGCAAGCTGGTCGATCGTAAAATTGTCTACTTGTTCGTAAAACGTGTGGAACAACTTTTTGGATAACATGACAGAAGGGAGCGAATGCGCTGTTTCTACACTCGACTCTTCCGCTTCAGTTTCTATTGCTGTGTCCAACCAATTCATCCGTTCGACAATCGCAGGCCAAGCTCTATGCGTATCACCTAACATGGACAACCTAATATCTTCAGATGAAGCACTAAGTCGGATTCGTTCAACGACTTGCTCCTGTGTCACATGTACATAGCCCTCGAAATTTTCCATGTCATGAGAATATCTTACCCAGCAAGCGTGTTCGGCTAAACCGGTTATCGTCATGCAATCATAAACAGGAGCAGGCATCGTATATTCATAACTATTCGGCTGCGGCAGGATGTACCCTTTTTCCAGCAAGCTTGCTTTCGCTTTATCCCACTCCGCTTCTATCTCTTCCGTCAAGTAACCGCGAAACGGGTCATCGACCCCTAAAAGACGCTCCGAACCGACAATCCCCGTCAGGAAAAACAGTTCCTTCTCACTTAAAATAAACCGCTTTAACTGCGTGGTGTCCGCGGTGACCGATGTACTCGCTAGTTGTGTTGTATCCGTTGTATCCGTAAGGTCCATCGTCATCACGAGTCACACCTCCTATCTCATTCCTGCTGTTTCTAACGTAATGAATAGCTTTCTTTCATCCATACGTGTACATCGTCGTTTCTTATTCGTTCGAAGTAAAACGCTGTCTTGTAATATTCATTAGTGTCGTACAATATTCCTGCTCACTCAACTATTTTTGATCACATATAGGTCGATTTGGTATCCGGTAATCTTCATCTCCATTATACTGTATCACTCCGTGGTTAAATTTGTCAATTTTTGTTGAAAAACCTCGTTATTTCTGCAAAAAAAGAAGAACATCGATCATTTCGATGTTCTCCTCACTCCATTTTTTCCACGGTATTGCTAGTCCACTCACTTGCTTTCAACGAACTTTGCTACATACTGCTCGTACCATTCGCGTCCCGTTTCCCATCCTTCAATAGGCTGTGGCAGCAATTGATTCCCGACATAAGCCAATACCCATTCTTCCATGCCATTTGTCTTCGTCTGCTCAAACTGAGCAACGATTTCCTTCAGCGATTCATCGCCTTTTGCGATCATATCATCAATCAGTTGTTGATTACTCTTAATATACTCCATCGGGTCTGTATATTTCGATACGTCGATACTTTGAATCGCACTATTCACATCTTCTAGACCTTTGTTTACAGCAGACTCAAGCTTTTCTTGCGGTGAACAAGCGACTAACAACGTTAACAGGGCTACTGCCGCTGCTGCTCTCGACATATGCAAACGAATTGTTTTTTTAACCATTTAAAATACCTCCTACTTTCAAATAAGGTACATCTCCGACTCTACTATACTATTCGTTTGTCCACAAAATAAGTTTCAATTTTTTACTTTACCTTTATTACTCATCAAAAATAGTCATTTGTTGCATCGGCATAGGCGTTACAGGCTGACCCAACATGCTCATTAATTGCTTCGCGTTCCCTGCCGCATGACCACCTGAATTGTTATTAAAAATCATGCAAACTTCCGCTGTCTGCTGCGTGAGCGCACGCAAATACCCGCTCCATTGTTCCAACTCTGCTTCGTTATAATC harbors:
- a CDS encoding WXG100 family type VII secretion target, which encodes MTAMRIIVEPEVLRGVSRQLRSAAEHLHHIQYELHRTVNSLMWESSVKSEIMYEWSRASRLADQIKEQLSELGQHVQAKAIQFEEIDNQASSILVHDSHSRSPAAMYMGMELGANALLLPKATAGIFTSVSNPRTAIQALGNPYYLGREQEQVHTAAHVQHMESNDPVFANGWTFVDPRYAGRTRDSVV
- a CDS encoding ABC-F family ATP-binding cassette domain-containing protein, which produces MSLLTVEGLSHSYGGRVLFNDVSFRLLPGEHVGLVGANGAGKSTLMNILTGKVLKDNGKVEWTPRLRYGYLDQHTKLEAGKTIRDVLRDAFLPLFEQEQEMMEIANQMADADPDTLEKLLERMGEIQDELDRSGFYMIDVKVEETANGLGLGAIGLERDVTALSGGQRTKVLLAKLLLEQPNVLLLDEPTNYLDVEHIGWLTNYLQNYPYAFVLISHDTEFMNKVVNVIYHLEFAKMTRYSANYEKFLEMADLNKTQHIQAYEKQREFIKKQEDFIQRNKARASTSTRAKSREKQLDRLDRIDRPEEAVKPTFVFKESRASGRLVVEAKNLEVGYDRALLPELNFAIERGDKIAIVGCNGVGKSTLLKTMLGVIQPFSGQVYKGDYLHPAYFEQEVRAGAGTPIDDVWNAFPHMNQHEVRAALARCGLKNEHITRQLSQLSGGEQAKVRLCKLLMEESNWIIFDEPTNHLDVLSKEELQRALKAFKGTVLLVCHEPDFYEGWVTKTWDVEQWSMQQ
- a CDS encoding WXG100 family type VII secretion target; translation: MSRRILITPERVEDVAKQFKQGSEQSQELISVLTQAVQSMEGEWDGVTKQRFFQQFQEANQQMQLFVHMLNTIDSELSAIAQKFRTVDGQ